The following are encoded together in the Xanthomonas sacchari genome:
- a CDS encoding prepilin-type N-terminal cleavage/methylation domain-containing protein codes for MNRQRGYTLIEVIVAFALLALALTLLLGSLSGAARQVQRADQVSRATLYAQSLLAAQGVEQPLQPGRSQGTLDQGRYRWTLDVAPYTDPRRPPDAAVTPGAPTLLQLSLQVRWGDAPAQALQWKTLRLVAPQGNGVPQ; via the coding sequence ATGAACCGCCAGCGCGGCTACACGCTGATCGAGGTGATCGTGGCGTTCGCGCTGCTGGCGCTGGCGCTGACCCTGCTGCTCGGCTCGCTGTCCGGCGCCGCGCGCCAGGTGCAGCGCGCCGACCAAGTGAGCCGCGCCACCCTGTACGCGCAGTCGCTGCTGGCGGCACAGGGCGTGGAGCAGCCGCTGCAGCCCGGGCGCAGCCAGGGCACCCTGGACCAGGGCCGCTACCGCTGGACCCTGGACGTGGCGCCCTACACGGATCCGCGGCGGCCGCCCGATGCGGCGGTGACGCCGGGCGCACCGACCCTGCTGCAACTGAGCCTGCAGGTGCGCTGGGGCGATGCGCCGGCGCAGGCGCTGCAGTGGAAGACCCTGCGCCTGGTCGCCCCGCAAGGCAACGGGGTGCCGCAATGA
- the xpsN gene encoding type II secretion system protein XpsN yields the protein MRIEAMGLRTVWLGTLALWGLLVWALGLGGLGERVAPLPDDPSMLQRLPGLPAATTQRLGDFSQYGEIAARPIFAEDRRPHPFFLSADNGQAAAPNVRLTGVLLTDRFKMATLTTEQGESLRLKEGGDAVQGWRLLSLSPRQATVSGSGGTQTLELKVFDGKGGQPPTVLGQAGRAAAQGQMPPPASAPNGQSNANAPRPQTPSASNPVPNQAPTPSAPPPSSPAPSSEQLQAIRERIEARRRQLQQQRQNNPSGQNP from the coding sequence ATGCGAATTGAAGCGATGGGCCTGCGCACCGTGTGGCTGGGCACGCTGGCGCTGTGGGGGCTGCTGGTCTGGGCGCTGGGCCTGGGCGGGCTCGGCGAGCGCGTGGCGCCGCTGCCCGACGATCCGTCGATGCTGCAGCGGCTGCCGGGCTTGCCCGCGGCCACCACGCAGCGTCTGGGCGATTTCTCGCAGTACGGCGAGATCGCGGCGCGGCCGATATTTGCCGAGGATCGCCGTCCGCATCCGTTCTTCCTCAGCGCCGACAACGGCCAGGCCGCCGCGCCCAACGTGCGCCTGACCGGCGTGCTGCTCACCGACCGCTTCAAGATGGCGACGCTGACCACCGAGCAGGGCGAATCGCTGCGCCTGAAGGAAGGCGGCGACGCCGTGCAGGGCTGGCGGCTGCTGTCGCTGTCGCCGCGGCAGGCCACGGTCAGCGGTTCCGGCGGCACCCAAACCCTGGAATTGAAGGTGTTCGACGGCAAGGGCGGGCAACCGCCGACCGTGCTCGGCCAGGCCGGACGCGCCGCTGCGCAGGGGCAGATGCCGCCGCCGGCGTCCGCGCCCAATGGCCAGTCCAACGCCAACGCGCCGCGACCGCAGACTCCCTCCGCGTCCAACCCGGTGCCGAACCAGGCGCCGACCCCGAGCGCGCCGCCGCCGTCCTCGCCGGCCCCCTCGTCGGAGCAGTTGCAGGCCATCCGCGAGCGGATCGAAGCGCGCCGCCGGCAATTGCAGCAACAGCGCCAGAACAACCCCTCAGGTCAGAACCCTTGA
- a CDS encoding general secretion pathway protein GspK: MSATHRHRGAALVLVLWLIALLTALIGAFALTARTENLQGKVLGDGAEAQERARAGLEYALTRLAGTPTQPGWRADGRRYRWQYEGATVDLRVTDESGKVDLNMADAPLLAALVRAVGEDPQRAERIAAAIVDWRDPDNLTQPNGAEDPDYAAAGLPYGAKDAPFESLAELQLVLGMDPELYAKLLPNLTLYGGVSRPTPDFAPGPVLTALGLDAQQVLAQRERTDQTQLGMVGMGGGGTYSIESRARLGNGREGVLRAVVRPGSSALPGSAYTVLRWEEGTTVR; the protein is encoded by the coding sequence ATGAGCGCGACGCATCGCCACCGCGGTGCCGCGCTGGTGCTGGTGCTGTGGCTGATCGCGCTGCTGACCGCGCTGATCGGCGCCTTCGCACTGACCGCGCGCACCGAGAACCTGCAGGGCAAGGTGCTGGGCGACGGCGCCGAGGCGCAGGAGCGCGCCCGCGCCGGCCTGGAATACGCGCTGACCCGGCTCGCCGGCACCCCCACGCAGCCGGGCTGGCGTGCCGACGGCCGCCGCTACCGCTGGCAGTACGAAGGGGCCACGGTCGACCTGCGGGTCACCGACGAAAGCGGCAAGGTCGATCTAAACATGGCCGATGCGCCGCTGCTGGCGGCGCTGGTGCGCGCGGTCGGCGAGGATCCGCAGCGCGCCGAGCGCATCGCCGCGGCCATCGTGGACTGGCGCGACCCGGACAACCTGACCCAGCCCAACGGCGCCGAGGATCCGGACTACGCCGCGGCCGGCCTGCCCTACGGCGCCAAGGATGCGCCGTTCGAAAGCCTGGCCGAGCTGCAACTGGTGCTGGGCATGGACCCGGAGCTGTACGCCAAGCTGCTGCCCAACCTGACCCTGTACGGCGGGGTGTCGCGGCCGACGCCGGACTTCGCGCCGGGGCCGGTGCTGACCGCGCTGGGCCTGGACGCGCAGCAGGTGCTGGCGCAGCGCGAACGCACCGACCAGACCCAGCTCGGCATGGTCGGCATGGGCGGTGGCGGCACCTACAGCATCGAAAGCCGGGCGCGGCTGGGCAATGGCCGCGAGGGCGTGTTGCGCGCGGTGGTGCGCCCAGGCTCGTCGGCGCTGCCGGGCTCCGCCTACACTGTGTTGCGTTGGGAAGAAGGAACGACGGTGCGATGA
- the gspD gene encoding type II secretion system secretin GspD: protein MTPRLFSLFLAIGLVAGCATTPSPDVRRGAAINPQVGAAGSTQTDGEGGPADPNALPERATPVIRRGSGTMINSAAAAAPAPSLGNASSGSATFNFEGESLQAVVKAILGDMLGQNYVIAPGVQGTVTLATPKPVSPAQALNLLEMVLGWNNARMVYSGGRYNIVPADQALAGTVAPSTASPANARGFEVRVVPLKYISASEMKKVLEPYARPNAIVGIDSSRNVITLGGTRAELENYLRTVQIFDVDWLSGMSVGVFPIQSGKAEQVAADLEKVFGENSKTPSAGMFRFMPLENANAVLVITPQARYLDQIQEWLDRIDSAGGGARLFSYELKYIKAKDLADRLAEVFGAGGGNRGDSNASLMPGSQMSQLNGGGLGGFNGSDSSLGGSGLGSNSLGSSSDSLGSSSSSGSSSGGLGNGSLQLSPRTSGNGSVTLEVQGDKVGVSAVEETNTLLVRSTPQAWRSIRDVVEKLDVMPMQVHIEAQVAEVSLTGDLQYGVNWFFENSVNASADSTVSNTTGLGPGAGLPSAAGRKIWGDIAGKITGSSGLGWTFLGTNAAAVITALDKVTNLKLLQTPSVFVRNNAEATLNVGTRIPINSTSINTGIGTDTSYSSVSYIDTGVILKVRPRVTKDGMVFLDIVQEVSTPGARPTACTSSTTIVNSSACNVDINTRRVKTEAAVQSGDTIMLAGLINDSTTDGSSGVPYLSKLPVVGALFGQKTQQKTRNEVIVLLTPTIVRNPQEARNLTDEYGQKFKAMEPLPARGKK from the coding sequence ATGACGCCGCGTCTGTTTTCCCTGTTCCTCGCCATCGGCCTGGTGGCCGGCTGCGCCACCACGCCCTCGCCGGACGTCCGCCGCGGCGCCGCGATCAATCCCCAGGTCGGCGCGGCCGGCAGCACCCAGACCGACGGCGAAGGCGGCCCGGCCGATCCCAATGCCTTGCCCGAGCGCGCCACCCCGGTGATCCGCCGCGGCAGCGGCACCATGATCAATTCCGCGGCCGCCGCGGCGCCGGCGCCGTCGCTGGGCAACGCCAGCAGCGGCAGCGCCACCTTCAACTTCGAGGGCGAATCGCTGCAGGCGGTGGTCAAGGCCATCCTCGGCGACATGCTCGGGCAGAACTACGTGATCGCGCCGGGCGTGCAGGGCACGGTGACCCTGGCCACGCCCAAGCCGGTATCGCCGGCGCAGGCGCTGAACCTGCTGGAGATGGTGCTGGGCTGGAACAACGCGCGCATGGTCTACAGCGGCGGCCGCTACAACATCGTCCCCGCCGACCAGGCCCTGGCCGGCACGGTGGCGCCGAGCACCGCCTCGCCGGCCAATGCGCGCGGTTTCGAGGTGCGCGTGGTGCCGCTGAAGTACATCTCCGCCAGCGAGATGAAGAAGGTGCTCGAGCCCTACGCGCGGCCGAACGCCATCGTCGGCATCGACAGTTCGCGCAACGTCATCACCCTGGGCGGCACCCGTGCCGAGCTGGAGAACTACCTGCGCACCGTGCAGATCTTCGACGTCGACTGGCTGTCGGGCATGTCGGTGGGCGTGTTCCCGATCCAGTCCGGCAAGGCCGAGCAGGTCGCGGCGGACCTGGAGAAGGTGTTTGGCGAGAACAGCAAGACCCCCAGCGCCGGCATGTTCCGCTTCATGCCGCTGGAGAACGCCAACGCGGTGCTGGTGATCACCCCGCAGGCGCGCTACCTGGACCAGATCCAGGAGTGGCTGGACCGCATCGACAGCGCCGGCGGCGGCGCGCGCCTGTTCTCCTACGAGCTCAAGTACATCAAGGCCAAGGACCTGGCCGACCGCCTGGCCGAAGTGTTCGGCGCCGGCGGCGGCAACCGCGGCGACTCCAACGCCTCGCTGATGCCGGGCTCGCAGATGAGCCAGTTGAACGGCGGCGGCCTGGGCGGCTTCAACGGCAGCGACAGCAGCCTGGGCGGCAGCGGTCTGGGGAGCAATAGCCTGGGCAGCAGCAGCGACAGCCTGGGCAGCAGCAGTTCTTCCGGCAGCAGCAGCGGTGGCCTGGGTAATGGCAGCCTGCAACTGTCGCCGCGCACGTCCGGCAACGGCAGCGTGACCCTGGAAGTGCAGGGCGACAAGGTCGGCGTGTCGGCGGTGGAGGAAACCAACACCCTGCTGGTGCGCTCGACCCCGCAGGCCTGGCGCTCGATCCGCGACGTGGTCGAGAAGCTCGATGTGATGCCGATGCAGGTGCATATCGAGGCGCAGGTGGCGGAGGTCAGCTTGACCGGTGATCTGCAATACGGCGTCAATTGGTTCTTCGAGAACTCGGTCAACGCTTCTGCCGATTCCACCGTATCCAATACCACCGGCCTCGGCCCGGGAGCGGGCCTGCCCAGTGCTGCGGGTCGCAAGATCTGGGGCGATATCGCCGGCAAGATCACCGGCAGCAGTGGCCTCGGCTGGACCTTCCTCGGTACCAATGCTGCCGCAGTGATTACCGCGCTGGACAAGGTCACCAACCTCAAGCTGCTGCAGACGCCGTCGGTATTCGTGCGCAACAACGCCGAGGCGACGCTCAATGTCGGTACGCGCATTCCGATCAATTCGACCTCGATCAATACCGGCATCGGGACCGACACCAGTTACTCATCGGTGAGCTACATCGACACCGGCGTGATCCTCAAGGTGCGTCCGCGGGTCACCAAGGACGGCATGGTGTTCCTGGACATCGTGCAAGAGGTCAGTACGCCGGGCGCGCGGCCGACGGCATGCACGTCCTCCACCACCATCGTCAACAGCTCGGCCTGTAATGTCGATATCAACACCCGTCGGGTCAAGACCGAGGCGGCGGTGCAGAGCGGCGACACCATCATGCTCGCCGGCCTGATCAACGACAGCACCACCGACGGCAGCAGCGGTGTGCCGTATCTGAGCAAGTTGCCTGTGGTCGGCGCCTTGTTCGGTCAGAAAACCCAGCAGAAGACCCGCAACGAAGTGATCGTGCTGTTGACCCCGACGATCGTGCGCAACCCGCAGGAAGCGCGCAATCTCACCGACGAGTACGGGCAGAAGTTCAAGGCCATGGAGCCGCTGCCGGCACGCGGCAAGAAGTAA
- the gspG gene encoding type II secretion system major pseudopilin GspG: MRTLRRSLTRSPSAARQAGMSLLEIIIVIVLIGAVLTLVGSRVLGGADRGKANLAKSQIQTLAGKVDNYQLDTGKLPSKLDDLVTAPGGVSGWLGPYAKPAELNDPWGHPIEYKVPGDGRPFDLISLGKDGQPGGSSYDADIKYE, encoded by the coding sequence ATGCGCACTCTCCGCCGCTCCCTCACCCGTTCCCCGTCCGCCGCACGCCAGGCGGGCATGAGCCTGCTGGAAATCATCATCGTCATCGTGCTGATCGGCGCGGTGCTGACCCTGGTCGGCAGCCGCGTGCTCGGCGGCGCCGATCGCGGCAAGGCCAACCTGGCCAAGTCGCAGATCCAGACCCTGGCCGGCAAGGTCGACAACTACCAGCTCGATACCGGCAAGCTGCCGTCCAAGCTCGACGACCTGGTCACCGCGCCGGGCGGCGTCAGCGGCTGGCTCGGCCCGTATGCCAAGCCCGCCGAACTGAACGACCCCTGGGGTCATCCGATCGAGTACAAGGTGCCCGGCGACGGCCGTCCGTTCGACCTGATCAGCCTGGGCAAGGACGGCCAGCCCGGCGGCAGCAGTTACGACGCCGACATCAAGTACGAGTGA
- a CDS encoding type II secretion system protein J: MNARAPQRASARGFTLIEVLLATVLLVGGLTLAFATLRSAMAISGRGEAIAGRSERMRAVEGFLRRRLSGAQSLPLDIDTHTLQPVRFVGEPQRMQFVADLPEYLGRGGPYLHDLRVSGEGDHRQLAIALVQVQAGKQLAETPPRPPEPLARDLREVRFRYRGLDPERGTIGPWQERWERTDTLPLLVSIELRSGDGTAWPPLVVALRQAGGAEMRQ; encoded by the coding sequence ATGAACGCACGCGCGCCGCAGCGCGCCAGCGCGCGCGGCTTCACCCTGATCGAGGTGCTGCTGGCCACGGTGCTGCTGGTCGGCGGCCTGACCCTGGCCTTCGCCACGCTGCGCTCGGCGATGGCGATCAGCGGCCGTGGCGAGGCGATCGCCGGACGCAGCGAACGCATGCGCGCGGTCGAAGGCTTCCTGCGCCGGCGCCTGAGCGGCGCGCAGTCGCTGCCGCTGGATATCGACACGCATACGCTGCAGCCGGTGCGTTTCGTCGGCGAACCGCAGCGCATGCAGTTCGTGGCCGATCTGCCCGAGTACCTCGGCCGCGGCGGCCCCTACCTGCACGACCTGCGGGTCAGCGGCGAGGGCGACCATCGGCAACTGGCGATCGCGCTGGTGCAGGTGCAGGCCGGCAAGCAACTGGCCGAGACCCCGCCGCGCCCGCCCGAACCGCTGGCGCGCGACCTGCGCGAGGTGCGCTTCCGCTACCGCGGCCTGGATCCGGAGCGCGGCACCATCGGCCCCTGGCAGGAGCGCTGGGAGCGCACCGACACGCTGCCGCTGCTGGTCTCGATCGAGCTGCGCAGCGGCGACGGCACGGCGTGGCCGCCGCTGGTGGTGGCGCTGCGCCAGGCCGGCGGCGCGGAGATGCGGCAATGA
- a CDS encoding PilN domain-containing protein, producing the protein MTAWRDTMDKLGVRIAPGAGGLLAWWQRSLMAWLPPRWQLQLGWSQARLLLWREGEQLMLARQVESELGAPLALPWPLLPAELEALLGPRLAALPRVWLLPAEAALQRRLRLPAAAAEHLREVVKFEIDRQTPFQADQVIYDVRADGRRDDAQLDAELVVAPRRVLDDLQASAGALRPTLAGIDVAGSDGAPLGVNLLPQEQRHRRADPMRRWNAILAATALLALCAAGWQLLDNRRDALEHLRTQVDSGAQRARAVAAQRQQLLDLVEGAAFFDQLRAERPASVEVWNELSKRLPEGTYLEKFSIEGNQLQLIGLSSEASSLVGRLEGSPLWRTPSLTGVLQADPGSHRDRFTLTAELAGTKRKEAADAGAGR; encoded by the coding sequence ATGACGGCGTGGCGCGACACGATGGACAAACTTGGCGTACGCATCGCCCCCGGTGCGGGCGGGCTGCTGGCCTGGTGGCAGCGCTCGCTGATGGCGTGGCTGCCGCCGCGCTGGCAACTGCAGCTGGGCTGGTCGCAGGCGCGGCTGCTGCTGTGGCGCGAGGGCGAGCAGCTGATGCTGGCGCGGCAGGTCGAGTCCGAGCTGGGCGCGCCGCTGGCGCTGCCGTGGCCGCTGCTGCCCGCCGAACTGGAGGCGCTGCTGGGGCCGCGCCTGGCGGCGCTGCCGCGGGTGTGGCTGCTGCCGGCCGAGGCGGCGCTGCAACGCCGGCTGCGGCTGCCGGCGGCGGCGGCCGAGCACCTGCGCGAGGTGGTGAAGTTCGAGATCGACCGGCAGACCCCGTTCCAGGCCGACCAGGTCATCTACGACGTGCGCGCCGACGGCCGCCGCGACGACGCCCAGCTCGATGCCGAACTGGTGGTGGCGCCGCGCCGCGTGCTGGACGACCTGCAGGCCAGCGCCGGTGCGCTGCGCCCGACCCTGGCCGGCATCGACGTCGCCGGCAGCGACGGCGCGCCGCTGGGAGTGAACCTGCTGCCGCAGGAACAGCGCCACCGCCGCGCCGACCCGATGCGGCGCTGGAACGCGATCCTTGCCGCTACCGCGCTGCTGGCGCTGTGCGCGGCCGGCTGGCAGTTGCTGGACAATCGCCGCGATGCGCTGGAGCACCTGCGCACGCAGGTGGACAGCGGCGCGCAGCGCGCACGCGCCGTGGCCGCGCAGCGCCAGCAACTGCTCGATCTGGTCGAGGGCGCCGCGTTCTTCGACCAGTTGCGCGCCGAGCGTCCGGCCTCGGTGGAGGTCTGGAACGAGCTGAGCAAGCGCCTGCCGGAGGGCACCTATCTGGAGAAGTTCTCGATCGAGGGTAACCAGTTGCAGTTGATCGGCCTCAGCAGCGAAGCCTCGTCGCTGGTCGGGCGCCTGGAAGGCTCGCCGCTGTGGCGCACGCCGTCGCTGACCGGCGTGCTGCAGGCCGACCCGGGCAGCCACCGCGACCGCTTCACCCTCACCGCCGAGCTGGCCGGCACCAAGCGCAAGGAGGCCGCCGATGCCGGTGCAGGTCGATAA
- a CDS encoding GspH/FimT family pseudopilin — translation MRGVSLLEMLLVVGLIAIAALLAASVLTGGIDGMRLRSAAKEIASQLRYTRTQAIASGQPQRFLIDPQAHRWQAPNGRHGEIPPSLTIRFTGARQAQRREGEGAIQFFEDGASSGGRIELQARQARWRIDVTWLTGEVTVGRAPEQAGS, via the coding sequence ATGCGCGGCGTCTCGTTGCTGGAGATGCTGCTGGTGGTGGGCCTGATCGCGATCGCCGCGCTGCTGGCGGCCTCGGTGCTGACCGGCGGCATCGACGGCATGCGCCTGCGCTCGGCGGCCAAGGAGATCGCCTCGCAACTGCGCTACACCCGCACCCAGGCGATCGCCAGCGGCCAGCCGCAGCGGTTCCTGATCGATCCGCAGGCGCACCGCTGGCAGGCGCCCAACGGCCGCCACGGCGAGATCCCGCCGTCGCTGACGATCCGCTTCACCGGCGCGCGCCAGGCGCAGCGCCGCGAAGGGGAGGGCGCGATCCAGTTCTTCGAGGACGGCGCCTCCAGCGGTGGACGCATCGAGCTGCAGGCGCGTCAGGCGCGCTGGCGCATCGACGTGACCTGGCTGACCGGCGAAGTCACGGTCGGGCGTGCGCCGGAGCAGGCGGGTTCATGA
- a CDS encoding type II secretion system F family protein, with product MPLYRYKALDSHGEILEGQMEAASEAEVALRLQEQGHMPMQAKLAAEGGGTSLRGLFRPKPFDGAALVQFTQQLATLLGAGQPLDRALSILLELPEDERSKRTVGDIRDAVRGGAPLSTALERQHGLFSRLYINMVRAGEAGGSLHDTLQRLAEYLERSRELRGRVINALIYPAILVSVVGCALLFLLGYVVPQFAQMYESLDVALPWFTQAVLSVGLFVRDWWIVLLVVPGVTILAVDRKRRDPAFRASFDAWLLRQRFVGVLIARLETARLTRTLGTLLRNGVPLLAALGISRNVLSNLALTADVGAAADDVKNGHGLSASLSKGKRFPRLALQMIQVGEESGALDIMLLKTADTFEQETAQAIDRLLAAMVPAITLVLASVVGLVIISVLVPLYDLTNAIG from the coding sequence ATGCCCCTGTACCGCTACAAGGCCCTGGACTCGCACGGCGAGATCCTGGAAGGGCAGATGGAAGCCGCCAGCGAGGCGGAAGTGGCGCTGCGCCTGCAGGAGCAGGGGCACATGCCGATGCAGGCCAAGCTCGCGGCCGAGGGCGGCGGCACCTCGCTACGCGGGCTGTTCCGGCCCAAGCCGTTCGACGGCGCGGCGCTGGTGCAGTTCACCCAGCAGCTGGCGACGCTGCTCGGCGCCGGCCAGCCGCTCGACCGCGCGCTGTCGATCCTGCTCGAACTGCCCGAGGACGAGCGTTCCAAGCGCACCGTCGGCGACATCCGCGACGCGGTGCGCGGCGGCGCGCCGCTGTCCACCGCGCTGGAGCGCCAGCACGGGCTGTTCTCGCGCCTGTACATCAACATGGTGCGCGCCGGCGAGGCCGGCGGCAGCCTGCACGACACCCTGCAGCGCCTGGCCGAGTACTTGGAGCGCAGCCGCGAACTGCGCGGGCGGGTGATCAACGCGCTGATCTACCCGGCGATCCTGGTCAGCGTGGTCGGCTGCGCGTTGCTGTTCCTGCTCGGCTACGTGGTGCCGCAGTTCGCGCAGATGTACGAGAGCCTGGACGTGGCCCTGCCGTGGTTCACCCAGGCGGTGCTGAGCGTGGGCCTGTTCGTGCGCGACTGGTGGATCGTGCTGCTGGTGGTGCCCGGGGTCACCATCCTGGCGGTGGACCGCAAGCGCCGTGACCCGGCGTTCCGCGCCAGCTTCGATGCCTGGCTGCTGCGCCAGCGCTTCGTCGGCGTGCTGATCGCGCGGCTGGAGACCGCACGCCTGACCCGCACCCTCGGCACCCTGCTGCGCAACGGCGTGCCGCTGCTGGCGGCGCTGGGCATCTCCCGCAACGTGCTGTCGAACCTGGCGCTGACCGCCGACGTCGGCGCCGCCGCCGACGACGTCAAGAACGGCCACGGGCTGTCGGCCTCGCTGTCCAAGGGCAAACGCTTCCCGCGCCTGGCACTGCAGATGATCCAGGTCGGCGAGGAGTCGGGCGCGCTCGACATCATGCTGCTGAAGACCGCCGACACCTTCGAACAGGAAACCGCCCAGGCCATCGACCGCCTGCTGGCGGCGATGGTGCCGGCGATCACCCTGGTCCTGGCCTCGGTGGTCGGCCTGGTGATCATTTCCGTCCTCGTCCCCCTCTACGACCTGACCAATGCGATTGGGTGA
- the gspE gene encoding type II secretion system ATPase GspE: MNALVKDTAVAVETPETRIIAALLAKGRLKDGDLARARQLQRESGGGLLALLARLGLVSERDHAELSAEVLGLPLLDAKQLPATAPESLPEAQPLSLRFLKQFHVCPLGERDGVLELWMADPHDAYAADAVRLATGLQVLPRVGLRSEIDDLIERWFGQGRSAMGAIVETADGDSVAADDIEHLRDLASEAPVIRLVNLVIQRAVELRASDIHIEPFESRLKVRYRVDGVLIDGESPPANLTAAVISRVKIMAKLNIAERRLPQDGRIMLRVQGKELDLRVSTVPTAHGESVVMRLLDRETVVFDFHRLGFTDAFLPQFRKVLEQPHGILLVTGPTGSGKTTTLYTALSQLNTADVKIITVEDPVEYQIEGINQIQAKPQIGLDFSHALRSIVRQDPDIIMIGEMRDLETARIAIQSALTGHLVLSTLHTNNAAGGITRLLDMGVEDYLLTSTINGILAQRLVRRLEPTHAERYAASPEEIEKFELRRLQPEGEIFLYRPRPSAIAPTGYVGRTTIMEFLVMNDVLRRAVMRHAGMGEIEQLAREAGMRTMYEDGLAKALSGQTTIEEVLRVTEET; this comes from the coding sequence GTGAATGCGCTCGTGAAGGACACTGCCGTCGCCGTGGAGACGCCCGAAACCCGCATCATCGCGGCGTTGCTGGCCAAGGGCCGGCTCAAGGACGGCGACCTGGCGCGCGCGCGGCAACTGCAGCGCGAGTCCGGCGGCGGCCTGCTGGCGCTGCTGGCGCGCCTTGGCCTGGTCTCCGAGCGCGACCATGCCGAACTCAGCGCCGAGGTCCTGGGCCTGCCGCTGCTCGACGCCAAGCAGTTGCCGGCCACCGCGCCGGAGAGCCTGCCCGAGGCGCAACCGCTGTCGCTGCGTTTCCTCAAGCAATTCCATGTGTGTCCGCTGGGCGAACGCGACGGCGTGCTGGAGCTGTGGATGGCCGATCCGCACGACGCCTACGCTGCCGATGCGGTGCGCCTGGCCACCGGCCTGCAGGTGCTGCCGCGGGTCGGCCTGCGCTCGGAGATCGACGACCTGATCGAGCGCTGGTTCGGTCAGGGCCGCAGCGCGATGGGCGCGATCGTGGAAACCGCCGACGGCGACAGCGTGGCCGCCGACGACATCGAGCACCTGCGCGACCTGGCCTCCGAGGCGCCGGTGATCCGCCTGGTCAACCTGGTGATCCAGCGCGCGGTGGAACTGCGTGCCTCGGACATCCACATCGAACCGTTCGAGAGCCGGCTGAAGGTGCGCTACCGCGTCGACGGCGTGTTGATCGACGGCGAGAGCCCGCCGGCCAACCTGACCGCGGCGGTGATCAGCCGCGTCAAGATCATGGCCAAGCTCAACATCGCCGAGCGCCGCCTGCCGCAGGACGGCCGCATCATGCTGCGGGTGCAGGGCAAGGAACTGGACCTGCGCGTGAGCACCGTGCCCACCGCGCACGGCGAGAGCGTGGTGATGCGCCTGCTCGACCGCGAGACCGTGGTGTTCGATTTCCACCGGCTCGGCTTCACCGACGCGTTCCTGCCGCAGTTCCGCAAGGTGCTGGAGCAGCCGCACGGCATCCTGCTGGTCACCGGCCCTACCGGCTCGGGCAAGACCACCACGCTGTACACCGCGCTGAGCCAGCTCAACACCGCCGACGTCAAGATCATCACCGTCGAGGACCCGGTCGAATACCAGATCGAAGGCATCAACCAGATCCAGGCCAAGCCGCAGATCGGCCTGGATTTCTCGCATGCGCTGCGCAGCATCGTGCGCCAGGACCCAGACATCATCATGATCGGCGAAATGCGCGACCTGGAGACGGCGCGCATCGCCATCCAGTCCGCGCTGACCGGCCACCTGGTGCTGTCCACGCTGCACACCAACAACGCCGCCGGCGGCATCACCCGCCTGCTCGACATGGGCGTGGAGGACTACCTGCTGACCTCCACCATCAACGGCATCCTCGCCCAGCGCCTGGTGCGGCGGCTGGAGCCGACCCATGCCGAGCGCTATGCGGCCTCGCCGGAGGAGATCGAGAAGTTCGAACTGCGCCGGCTGCAGCCGGAAGGCGAGATCTTCCTGTACCGCCCGCGGCCCTCGGCGATCGCGCCGACCGGCTATGTCGGCCGTACCACCATCATGGAATTCCTGGTGATGAACGACGTGCTGCGCCGCGCGGTGATGCGCCACGCCGGCATGGGCGAGATCGAGCAACTGGCGCGCGAGGCCGGCATGCGCACCATGTACGAGGACGGCCTGGCCAAGGCGCTCAGCGGCCAGACCACGATCGAGGAAGTGCTGCGCGTGACGGAGGAAACCTGA